One genomic window of Candidatus Lernaella stagnicola includes the following:
- a CDS encoding phosphoenolpyruvate carboxylase translates to MSSDLTLSYSFEKLDRDLRELMTCFQEILADLGDDDLAAALPWVATAGDKEKHDEVLTTEAGLQALSLSFQLLNMVEENSAAQTRRQVEQRVGLLAEPGLWGKHLARLHEMNFSPEKIADTLPTIWVEPVLTAHPTEAKRSSVLEQHRELYLLLVKRENQMWTPTEQAFIREQIKVALERIWRTGEILLQKPDLATERRGILYYLRDMFPQVLPRLDWQLRHAWRAAGFNPALIDGPGKLPRMQFGTWVGGDRDGHGLVTAKVTEETLRELRQAALSVHGRNLQALGQRLSLSRLRQGAPPALREAIAANVEALGDLGREAIERNPEEPWRQFVNLMRAKLPGQDPCMIESLPYQYRRPDLLAADLLLLYESLCDIDAKRLADHEILPVLRAVEMFGFHLAVLDVRQNSEFHDRAVAGLLVAAGIDGADYPDWPLEKKMELLTRELQSPRPLAHGMAELNAEATNVLRAYRVLADHGEEFGYEGLGALIVSMTRSTADLLAVYLLAREVGLVRPTPEGLVCMLPVVPLFETVEDLVAAPGILDRFLAHPITKRSLPRFDGTALQQVMLGYSDSAKGAGVLSGQWSLHHAQRALTDVAHDHEVRLRFFHGRGGTISRGAGPTHRFLESLPHGSLCGAFRLTEQGETISQKYANLITATYNLELLLAGVTFTRLNHERPIQIETGLDSVVSDLAARSHEVYTELIAMPDFMTYYGQATPIDAIEQSRIGSRPSRRTGKRTLNDLRAIPFVFSWNQSRHYVPGWYGVGTALDELGRRDPETFFNLGEQVKYWGFLRYVFTNIETSLMSADADIMAAYADLVEDKTVRDRFLAIIIAEFERTRNMLERLFGGTIESRRPRLLGTLRRREKALLLLHERQIELLTRWRDLLRRDQTDDAEALLPRVLLSINALASGLRTTG, encoded by the coding sequence GTGAGTTCGGATCTAACACTTTCCTACAGCTTTGAGAAACTCGACCGCGATCTGCGGGAGCTCATGACGTGCTTTCAGGAGATCTTGGCCGACCTGGGTGACGACGATCTGGCCGCCGCCCTGCCCTGGGTCGCTACGGCGGGCGACAAGGAAAAACACGACGAAGTGCTCACCACCGAAGCGGGCCTACAAGCTTTGTCGCTGAGTTTCCAGTTGTTGAATATGGTCGAGGAAAATTCCGCCGCACAAACCCGCCGTCAAGTGGAGCAACGGGTCGGCCTGCTCGCCGAGCCCGGCCTGTGGGGCAAACACCTCGCGCGCCTCCATGAAATGAATTTCTCACCGGAGAAAATCGCCGACACGCTACCGACTATTTGGGTCGAACCCGTACTGACCGCGCACCCCACCGAGGCGAAGCGTTCGTCGGTTCTCGAGCAACACCGGGAACTCTATCTACTTTTGGTCAAGCGCGAAAACCAGATGTGGACGCCGACCGAGCAGGCTTTTATTCGCGAGCAAATCAAGGTCGCCTTGGAACGCATCTGGCGCACCGGAGAAATCCTGCTGCAAAAACCCGACCTGGCCACCGAGCGCCGCGGCATCTTGTATTACTTGCGCGACATGTTCCCGCAAGTTCTGCCGCGCCTGGATTGGCAGTTGCGGCACGCGTGGCGAGCGGCGGGCTTCAATCCGGCGCTCATCGACGGCCCCGGAAAACTGCCCCGCATGCAATTCGGCACCTGGGTCGGCGGGGACCGCGACGGGCACGGCTTGGTCACGGCGAAAGTGACCGAAGAAACCCTGCGCGAACTGCGCCAAGCGGCACTCTCGGTCCACGGCCGAAACCTGCAGGCGCTGGGTCAACGCCTAAGCCTTTCACGGCTGCGGCAAGGCGCACCGCCGGCGTTGCGGGAAGCAATTGCCGCGAACGTGGAAGCACTCGGCGATCTGGGCCGCGAGGCGATCGAACGCAACCCCGAAGAGCCGTGGCGGCAGTTCGTCAACCTCATGCGGGCCAAGTTGCCGGGGCAAGACCCGTGCATGATTGAGTCGCTGCCGTATCAGTATCGGCGGCCCGATTTGCTCGCGGCCGACCTGCTGCTGTTGTACGAGTCGCTTTGCGACATCGACGCCAAGCGTTTGGCTGATCACGAGATCCTGCCGGTCCTGCGCGCCGTGGAGATGTTCGGTTTCCATCTGGCCGTTCTCGACGTGCGGCAAAACAGCGAGTTTCACGACCGGGCCGTCGCCGGGCTGCTCGTGGCGGCGGGTATCGACGGGGCCGACTATCCCGACTGGCCGCTCGAAAAGAAAATGGAACTGCTGACGCGCGAGTTGCAGTCGCCGCGGCCGCTGGCGCACGGCATGGCCGAACTCAACGCCGAAGCCACAAACGTGCTTCGCGCCTATCGCGTCCTGGCCGACCACGGTGAAGAGTTCGGCTACGAAGGCCTCGGCGCGTTGATCGTCAGCATGACGCGCTCGACGGCCGACCTGTTAGCCGTGTACTTGCTGGCGCGGGAAGTGGGTTTGGTACGGCCGACGCCGGAGGGGCTGGTTTGCATGTTGCCGGTCGTGCCGCTGTTTGAAACGGTCGAGGACTTGGTCGCCGCGCCCGGCATTCTCGACCGCTTTCTGGCGCACCCGATCACCAAACGAAGTCTGCCCCGCTTCGACGGCACGGCGCTCCAGCAGGTGATGTTGGGCTACAGCGACAGCGCCAAGGGCGCAGGCGTGTTGTCGGGACAATGGTCGCTGCACCACGCGCAGCGGGCGTTGACCGACGTCGCGCACGACCACGAAGTGCGGCTGCGCTTTTTCCACGGCCGGGGCGGAACGATCAGCCGCGGCGCGGGTCCCACACACCGCTTTCTCGAATCGCTGCCGCACGGTTCGCTGTGCGGGGCGTTCCGGCTCACCGAGCAGGGCGAGACGATCAGCCAGAAGTACGCGAATCTCATCACCGCCACGTACAATCTCGAGTTGTTGCTGGCGGGCGTTACCTTCACGCGCTTGAACCACGAGCGGCCGATCCAAATCGAGACCGGGCTCGACAGCGTCGTCTCCGACCTGGCCGCGCGCAGCCATGAGGTCTATACCGAACTGATCGCCATGCCCGATTTTATGACCTACTACGGCCAGGCAACGCCGATCGACGCCATCGAGCAATCGCGCATCGGCTCGCGGCCCTCCCGCCGCACCGGCAAGCGCACGCTGAACGACCTGCGCGCCATCCCCTTTGTGTTCAGTTGGAACCAATCGCGCCACTACGTGCCCGGTTGGTACGGCGTGGGCACGGCGCTGGATGAGTTGGGCCGGCGCGATCCGGAAACCTTCTTCAACCTCGGCGAGCAAGTGAAGTACTGGGGCTTTTTGCGCTACGTGTTCACGAACATCGAAACGAGTTTGATGTCGGCCGACGCGGACATCATGGCCGCCTACGCCGATCTGGTCGAGGATAAAACCGTGCGCGACCGCTTCCTGGCCATCATCATCGCCGAATTCGAGCGGACGCGTAACATGCTCGAGCGTCTGTTCGGCGGGACGATCGAGTCACGCCGCCCGCGCCTTTTGGGCACACTGCGCCGCCGCGAGAAAGCCCTGCTGCTGCTGCACGAACGGCAAATCGAATTGCTGACCCGCTGGCGCGACCTGCTGCGCCGCGACCAGACCGACGACGCCGAGGCCCTGCTGCCGCGCGTGCTGCTCTCGATCAACGCCCTGGCCAGCGGCCTGCGCACGACGGGCTAG
- the nadE gene encoding NAD(+) synthase, with protein sequence MTGVLELANPELVIAELVEFLRTAVKELRRDGIVIGLSGGVDSAVVAALAVRAFPKSTYALILPDRDSDPARIRRAIDLAAQLNIHHEQRDISDILDKLGVYEVLPDSFRNPKWFSEQLDRFRQSTGAVMLQGIHPDQRPDALKTLSAFYMPKIRLRMILLYQYAYKHNLAVVGTTDRTEYLIGQYDPYGDGACDLECLLNLYKTQVRQIGAALRVPSSIIEAPPSPDLLPGIDSEDVTGMPYDRLDVLLHAYDMFRSTGDKIFLERIQATHKEIEEVETALINANFRRRLPLTK encoded by the coding sequence GTGACCGGCGTTCTTGAATTGGCGAATCCCGAGTTGGTCATTGCCGAGCTAGTCGAGTTTCTTCGCACAGCGGTCAAAGAGTTACGAAGAGACGGCATTGTGATCGGGCTAAGTGGCGGCGTTGATTCTGCGGTTGTCGCAGCGCTGGCGGTTCGCGCGTTTCCGAAAAGCACATATGCGCTTATCCTTCCGGATCGTGATAGCGACCCGGCCCGCATCCGTCGCGCGATTGATCTCGCCGCTCAGCTTAACATCCACCACGAGCAACGGGACATTTCAGATATTCTGGACAAACTCGGCGTTTACGAAGTTCTTCCCGACTCATTCCGAAATCCAAAGTGGTTTTCCGAACAACTCGACCGATTTCGGCAATCGACCGGCGCCGTAATGCTGCAAGGGATCCACCCGGACCAGCGGCCGGACGCTCTGAAGACTCTCTCCGCTTTTTATATGCCGAAAATCCGGCTGCGCATGATTCTGCTCTACCAATATGCCTATAAGCATAATCTCGCTGTCGTCGGCACTACGGATCGGACGGAATACCTCATCGGGCAATACGATCCTTACGGTGACGGCGCTTGCGATTTGGAATGCTTGCTTAACCTTTACAAAACACAGGTGCGACAGATCGGTGCCGCATTGCGCGTGCCGAGTTCCATTATCGAAGCCCCCCCGTCACCGGACCTACTGCCGGGCATCGATAGCGAAGATGTAACCGGCATGCCTTACGATAGATTGGACGTGCTGCTTCACGCGTACGACATGTTCCGATCGACTGGCGACAAAATTTTTCTTGAAAGAATCCAAGCCACACACAAAGAAATAGAAGAAGTTGAAACCGCGTTGATTAACGCCAACTTCCGCCGCCGGTTGCCACTGACAAAGTGA
- a CDS encoding CocE/NonD family hydrolase, giving the protein MRWRLYVLLLMVVLVVPLLGAKSADEAGDRAWWQNTDEPVAKELPYTGYTRSSFYLPMRDGVRIAVDLYLPKGLPDGEKIPAALSQTRYWRRLQVNKPFGLIFKMTEEIERIVQSGYALVRLDARGTGASFGTRTHPWTADETKDGAQVVDWIVRQPWSNGRVGAAGGSYEGTTAEFLAINKHPAVKAIAPMFALYDTYTDIAYPGGIHLEWFTEIWERGNRAMDLNQPQSFYWFARLFLRGVAPVDRDRWGKELAEAARVHRGNYQVHQEARQLVFRDDVSPGGFTPDVFSPHAYADDLRAAGIPIYSYSGWFDGGYAHAAVKRHLTVRNQGSRLILGPWDHGGDDRYRPFAKPTRAKFDHIGELLRFFDRYLKDEKTGIENEPPVHYYTMVEDRWKEADTWPPPATPTRFHLGDAKSLLRHDAPVTEGVDEYRVDRRAGTGSVARWNSLAIGLAVRYPDRKRRDKRLLVYDSAPLPEAMEVTGHPIVELYLSSDQTDAQVFAYLEDVEPHGDVALVTEGMLRAVHRRLSDGPPPYRTPAPYHTFLRRDAQWLRPGQVVKLRFDLLPVSHLFREGHRIRLALAGEDIDHFRSLPTPRPTWRVYRGGATPSHLMLPVVR; this is encoded by the coding sequence GTGCGTTGGCGTTTGTACGTGTTGCTGCTGATGGTTGTTCTCGTCGTGCCCTTGCTCGGCGCGAAAAGTGCCGACGAGGCCGGTGATCGCGCGTGGTGGCAAAACACGGACGAGCCCGTCGCAAAAGAACTTCCGTACACCGGCTACACCCGCAGTTCCTTCTATCTGCCGATGCGCGACGGCGTTCGCATCGCCGTGGACCTATACTTGCCGAAGGGTTTGCCGGACGGCGAGAAGATTCCGGCCGCCCTTAGTCAAACGCGCTACTGGCGGCGGCTGCAAGTCAACAAGCCCTTCGGCCTGATTTTCAAAATGACGGAGGAAATCGAGCGGATCGTCCAAAGCGGTTACGCGCTCGTGCGTCTGGATGCGCGCGGCACCGGCGCGTCGTTCGGCACGCGAACGCACCCGTGGACGGCCGATGAAACCAAGGACGGCGCGCAAGTCGTCGATTGGATCGTGCGGCAACCGTGGAGCAACGGCCGGGTGGGCGCGGCAGGCGGTTCGTACGAAGGAACGACCGCCGAGTTCCTGGCGATCAACAAGCACCCCGCCGTCAAAGCCATTGCGCCGATGTTTGCGCTGTATGACACGTATACCGACATCGCGTATCCGGGCGGCATTCACTTGGAATGGTTCACCGAAATCTGGGAGCGCGGCAACCGCGCGATGGACCTGAATCAGCCGCAATCTTTCTACTGGTTTGCGCGGCTGTTTCTGCGCGGCGTCGCGCCGGTGGATCGCGACAGGTGGGGCAAGGAACTGGCGGAAGCGGCGCGGGTGCACCGGGGCAACTACCAGGTGCATCAAGAGGCCCGTCAACTCGTGTTTCGGGACGACGTCAGCCCCGGCGGTTTCACGCCCGACGTGTTCAGCCCGCACGCCTACGCGGACGACCTGCGCGCGGCGGGCATACCGATCTACAGCTACAGCGGTTGGTTCGACGGCGGCTACGCCCACGCGGCGGTCAAGCGTCATCTGACCGTACGCAACCAAGGCAGCCGGTTGATTTTGGGCCCGTGGGATCACGGCGGCGACGACCGCTACCGGCCCTTTGCCAAACCGACGCGGGCGAAGTTCGACCACATCGGCGAGTTGCTACGCTTTTTCGACCGCTATCTGAAAGACGAAAAGACCGGCATCGAAAACGAGCCGCCCGTTCATTACTACACGATGGTCGAGGATCGCTGGAAGGAGGCCGACACGTGGCCGCCGCCTGCGACGCCCACGCGCTTCCATCTTGGTGACGCCAAATCGTTGCTCCGCCACGATGCGCCAGTGACGGAAGGCGTGGACGAGTACCGTGTCGATCGCCGCGCCGGTACCGGGTCGGTGGCGCGCTGGAACAGCCTTGCCATCGGCCTCGCGGTGCGCTATCCGGACCGCAAACGACGCGACAAGCGGCTGCTGGTCTACGATTCGGCGCCGCTGCCCGAGGCGATGGAAGTCACTGGACACCCGATCGTCGAACTGTATTTGAGTTCGGATCAAACCGACGCGCAGGTGTTCGCCTACCTGGAGGACGTCGAGCCACACGGCGACGTCGCCCTCGTGACCGAAGGCATGCTGCGCGCCGTACACCGCCGCCTCAGCGACGGCCCGCCACCGTACCGCACGCCCGCGCCCTACCACACGTTCTTGCGGCGCGACGCGCAATGGTTGCGGCCGGGGCAAGTCGTAAAGCTGCGTTTCGATCTGCTGCCTGTCTCGCATCTGTTCCGGGAGGGACACCGAATTCGCCTCGCGCTGGCGGGGGAAGACATCGACCACTTCCGTTCCCTGCCGACACCGAGGCCGACGTGGCGCGTCTATCGCGGCGGGGCGACGCCGTCACATCTCATGCTGCCGGTGGTGCGCTAA
- a CDS encoding glycosyltransferase family 39 protein, producing MTKTQSAQTQRKIFLPLALVVWTILLLAAHGYWMATYTGGVIQEDTAILNPAVEFLRLRETKPWTTAILGYETHYWRDSFVTPYLMAFLVYPPLPSLVVAGSIAWFGALPNAPFLPVMLYLPLLVLGTFLLARRFLGPVPSAAAAAIAPLFPGCFYLQRQLYAAYPMTVVVTFALWAWWRSERLARPGRAVVFGLLAGALLLVKHTASVFLVAPALWTLFELGRDLSRDRSAFAKRLGGSVLALVTAAAVAALWYVPALRHLSFTLGFQALRGVPEFEFLYYPRLIAFMLGPVATVAAVVALAGLAYTAYRREVFRSSWAAILFFASWIVVPVTIFSFLPVVNMEVMLPILPAMAIVIAAGAARLPRRWMWGVQAGLAVILAVLFVRTLDVYGLPFEKQLYEPRAPGTDANYETLVTHLKELTADVEAPMVAVVPFADYYVSDMVLNYYAFRHGFKYKRTEYWFDHLCGDNDPEAPAQPAEPLADFALRVEGDAQFKKVLGFSDVLLLNLRDKPLRDHERHCPLAQAVRLVLEKPEYQEVFKKRGVLTTPSGSEIHIHQATAGRAAWVEMPPVPPPGQLAPPPPPHF from the coding sequence ATGACCAAAACGCAGAGCGCACAAACTCAACGGAAAATCTTCCTGCCACTGGCCTTGGTGGTGTGGACGATCTTGCTGTTGGCCGCGCACGGCTACTGGATGGCCACCTACACCGGCGGCGTGATTCAGGAAGACACGGCCATTCTGAATCCGGCAGTGGAGTTTTTACGCCTGCGGGAAACCAAGCCGTGGACGACGGCCATTCTCGGATACGAAACTCACTACTGGCGCGACAGTTTCGTCACGCCGTACCTGATGGCCTTTCTCGTCTATCCGCCGCTGCCGTCGCTTGTCGTGGCGGGAAGCATCGCCTGGTTCGGCGCCCTGCCCAACGCCCCGTTTCTACCGGTCATGCTCTATTTGCCGCTGCTGGTTCTGGGAACCTTCCTGCTGGCGCGGCGCTTTCTGGGACCGGTGCCCAGTGCCGCCGCGGCGGCGATTGCCCCCCTCTTCCCGGGCTGCTTCTACCTGCAACGCCAACTTTACGCGGCCTACCCCATGACGGTAGTGGTGACGTTCGCCCTGTGGGCCTGGTGGCGCAGCGAGCGCCTGGCCCGTCCGGGGCGCGCCGTCGTTTTCGGTCTGCTTGCCGGAGCGTTGCTGCTGGTCAAGCACACGGCGTCGGTGTTTTTAGTCGCGCCGGCGCTGTGGACGTTGTTCGAATTGGGCCGCGACTTATCGCGCGACCGCTCGGCGTTCGCCAAACGGTTGGGTGGGTCCGTTCTTGCCCTGGTTACCGCCGCGGCTGTGGCGGCGTTATGGTACGTGCCGGCGCTGCGACATCTATCTTTCACGCTGGGTTTTCAGGCGTTGCGCGGCGTGCCGGAATTCGAATTCCTTTACTACCCGCGCTTGATCGCCTTCATGCTGGGACCGGTGGCGACGGTGGCCGCGGTCGTGGCGCTGGCGGGACTGGCCTACACGGCCTACCGTCGCGAAGTCTTTCGTTCGTCCTGGGCGGCGATATTGTTTTTCGCTTCGTGGATCGTGGTGCCGGTGACGATTTTTTCCTTTTTGCCCGTGGTGAACATGGAAGTGATGCTGCCGATCTTGCCGGCGATGGCCATCGTGATCGCGGCCGGGGCCGCAAGATTGCCGCGGCGCTGGATGTGGGGCGTCCAGGCCGGTCTCGCGGTGATTCTCGCCGTGTTGTTTGTCCGCACCCTGGACGTTTACGGCCTGCCCTTCGAAAAACAACTATATGAACCACGCGCGCCGGGCACCGACGCCAATTACGAAACGCTCGTCACCCACTTGAAGGAACTGACCGCCGATGTCGAAGCGCCGATGGTTGCCGTTGTGCCTTTCGCCGACTATTACGTCTCGGACATGGTGCTGAACTATTATGCCTTCCGGCACGGCTTCAAGTACAAGCGCACCGAATACTGGTTCGATCACCTGTGCGGCGACAATGATCCGGAAGCCCCCGCCCAACCAGCGGAGCCCTTGGCGGACTTCGCGTTGCGGGTCGAAGGCGACGCCCAGTTCAAAAAGGTGCTGGGATTTTCCGACGTCTTGCTGCTCAACCTGCGCGACAAGCCGCTGCGCGACCACGAGCGCCACTGTCCGCTGGCGCAAGCGGTGCGGCTTGTGTTGGAAAAACCGGAATACCAAGAGGTGTTCAAGAAGCGCGGCGTACTAACGACTCCCAGCGGCAGCGAAATCCACATCCATCAGGCGACCGCCGGGCGCGCGGCGTGGGTCGAGATGCCTCCCGTGCCGCCGCCGGGCCAACTTGCACCTCCGCCTCCACCGCATTTTTAA